The genomic interval GCCGCCGTTGCGAAGTTTGTTGCCAGCCAGCGCATATTTCGTCAGGTGATCGAGGATCGTTCCCTTCGTCACGCCTTGGCGTTCCATCAACGTTTGAATCGTTGCGCCTTCGTTGAATGATTCTCCAACAATGCGTGTCCGTTCGCCAAGCGATTCCCCTCTCCCTGAGGGGGAGGGGCTGGGGGTGAGGGTGATCTCTTTCAACTCATGGTTTTTACAAAACGATTGTATGACTTCCAAAAACGCCTCGCCATATTGACTTAACTTCACCTGCCCCACGCCTGAAATTTTCAACAAACTCTCGCGCGATTGCGGATAATACGCCGCCATCTCCGTCAGCGTTCTATCGGAGAAAATCACATACGGCGGGACTCCATCCGCGTCTGCCATCTCTTTTCGTTTTTGACGAAGAATGGCAAACAGCGCGTGATTGTATTCGATGCCCACTTTCCTCTTTCCATCTTTCTTCGCCCTCTCCGCTTCTTGCACGACGCCGAAAACTGGTTCTCTTTTCTTCAGCGACTCCAACGCCTTGACCGTGAGACTCAGCGTGTGATACTCGCCCTCCTGTTTGAGGTAGCCCATACTCAAGAGTTGACGGGCGATGTGCATCCATTGTTTCTTTGTCAATTCTTCGCCGATTCCGTATGTGGATAATTTGTCGTGTCCCCAGCGGATCACCTTTTCGTTTTTCGAGCCGAGCAAAATATCCACGATGTGACCCGCGCCGAATTTCTCGTCCGCGCGTTTGACGCAGGAAAGGAACTTCTGCGCGTACACAGTGATGTCGGCGAGCGGAGTCGGGGCGGAGGTGCAGTTGTCGCAGTTGGAGCAGTTGTCGGCTTCGTAGGATTCGCCGAAGTAGTTGAGGAGCGGCTTGCGTCGGCACGTGCGTTCATCCTCCGCAAAACTCACGATGGCGTTCAAGTGTTGAATGGCGACGCGTTTTTCGTCGCCTTCTTTTTGGTCAATGAAATAGTTGATCTTGACGACATCCGAATAATTGTAGAGCAATGTGCAAAACGCGGGCAAGCCGTCGCGTCCCGCGCGCCCGATCTCTTGATAATAACTTTCAACGCTCTTGGGCAGATCGAAGTGAATGACGAAGCGCACATTGGGCTTGTTGATGCCCATGCCGAACGCGACGGTGGCAACAATGATTTGCACGTCGTCGCGGATGAACGCTTCTTGATTCTTTTTTCGGTCGGCATCTTCCAGCCCCGCATGATACGGACGCGCGGAATATTTTTTCGAGGCGAGATACGCGGCGAGTTCATCCACTTGTTTACGCGAGAAACAATAGATGATGCCCGATTGGTCTTTGTAGCGGTCGAGCAGTTCGATCACCTGACCGACTGGCTCGCGCTTGGGAATGACCTCGATGTACAAATTCTCGCGGTTGAAACTGGCGACAAATTCATTCGTTGTCGAAAACTTAAGCGTGTTGCGAATATCCTGCCGAACTCTCGACGTTGCGGTTGCCGTTAATGCCAAACAAACCGCTTTCGGAAATCTTTTTCTCACCTCAACGAGTTGACGATATTCAGGGCGGAAGTCGTGTCCCCACTCGGAGATGCAGTGCGCCTCGTCAATGGTGATGCAATCCACTTGGACCGAATCGAGAAGCGAGAGGATGCGTTGCGTGAGAAGCGTTTCAGGCGCGACGTAAAGTAACTTCACTTCACCATTGCGCACATGATCCATGCTCTCTTGATATGCCTGCGGCGACAATGTACTGTTGATGAACAGCGACGGCACGCCGAACGCGCGTAGTTGCTCCACTTGATCTTTCATCAACGAGATCAGCGGCGAGACGACGACGGTGAGTCCGTCAAACATCAACGATGGGATTTGATAACACAACGATTTCCCTCCGCCCGTCGGCATGACGGCGAGCGTGTCTTTGCGCGACAATACATTTTCGATCACGTCTTGCTGAAGCGGGCGGAATGTATCGTAGCCGAAGGTCTGTTTGAGGATGGAGGCGGGGGAGGGCATGAGCAAAGTATACCCGCGATAGGGGTTCCATAAAACCAAACTGGCTCGATGTTTCCTTGTGGAACCGAGTTAACTATTTTGAAGGGTGAGACGTTATTTTTTTTACAACCAGATAATACTTTAGTTACAAGCGTCGTGGAAAATAGGGGAAAGCATGGTTGGTTTTTTTGCCAAGACGCCATGCCGAATCACAAGGAGATCAACCTCATGCGCACGCTCAAACGAACTTCCCTTTTCTTTGCCGTTCTACTGTTCGCGTCGTTGGCTTGCGGACTACCCGCCGCGTCAGCGACTCCCCCCTCGGCGGAGACTCCGCCCGCCGAAGCGGCGACCAGCCTGCCCGTCGAAAATGAAGCGGGCTCCGCCATCCTGCTCTTCGATATCGGAATGCACATCGAACCGATGGGCGAAACGGCGCAAGGATTTCCGAGCGGCAAATCGGATTATCACAAGCCGCAATTTTTCGAGAGACACGTGGAGGATATGCTGACCCTAGCCCAGATCGTCGAAGCGCACGGCGGGCGCATGACGATTCAAGCGCAGAGTCCGTTCACGACGGTGGCGATTGAATCGGGCAATACCATTCTTGCCGACCTCGCCGCGCGCGGACATGAACTCGCCCTGCACTTCCACGAAGACGCGCATCTCGGGAAAAATCCCGAGCCGCTTTCCGTTCAGCAATGGTGCGATGTGATGAAGGAAGAGATCAGTTACATTATGCAGGCGGGCGGCGTGAGCGACATCCGTTATTGGAGCGGCGGCAATTTGTATCCGAATTTGTACGAAGCCGCCGAATGCGCGGGCTTGGATGTGAACAGCGATTGGAAGAGTCCCGCTACGCAGTCCACCGACATGTCGCTGATCGGCGTGAACCCCTGGCGACCCGCAGGCGGAACCGACGGCGCGGACTTCACGCTCTTCACGCAACACGATCCAAACGGCGCAATCGTCTTTTTGCCCGAAGGTCAATACGATAAAGAAAATTTCGCGTCCATGCGCCGAAGCGATGACGCGGGCGGAGACGAAGCCTATTTTGAATATCTCAAAGAGAGTCTCTACGCCTCGCTTTCAGCCGCGCAAGCGGGCAAGGTCAACGTCTTTCATTTCACCGTTCATCCTGGCGAATTTCTTGGCGACCCGCAAGATCCCTTCGGCGTGATCGAACGCTTCCTCACCGAAGTCGTTGATCCCCTCGTCGCCAGCGGACAGGTCCAATGGGCAACCTATTCCCAAATGGCGGATGCGTACGCGGCAAAGTAACGCAAAATTTATTTTGCGCCTTGCAATGGCAAATTGAAATTTGCCGTACGAAGGAATTCCACATGAAAAAGATTTTCCTCGCCCTGACCTTGCTCTCCCTTCTTGCTTTTGCCTGCGCCCCAACGACGCCTCTTTCTCCGCCTCAACCTGATTCAGTTTCCCCAACCGATTCCCCACTTGACACCTCGCACCTGAAACTTGAAACCCCCGCCTACATCTCCTTCATCATCAACGTCCATGATTGGGTTCACGCCGACGAAAGCGCCGACACCCTCTTACAACTCGTTGACCTCTTCGAGAAATACAACGCGCGCGGAGATTTCTACTTCACCGCCGAAGTCACCCGCGCGCTGGCGGAGAATCATCCCGAAGTGATCGAGCGCCTCAAAAACTCGAACATGACCATCAGTTACCACGTCCGCCCGCCGCACCCGCTGTACACAGGATTCGACTCGCGTTTGGATGGATTGAGCGACGATGCGTTGTATCAAACCCTGCTCGATTACGAAACCTATGCCTTGAATCTCGAAACAGGCGAACTCGATAGATCACAGCCTGGCGGGTATGCCTACGTGGCGCAAGTCTTTGGGCGCAATCCCATCGTCGCACCCGCGCCCAACAGCGGCAAACTCAAAGACGCGGCGCAGAAAGTCTATGCCTCGCTCGGCGCGCAGATGACCTTGCTGTATCACGAGGAAGGCACAACACTCGAACAGCCGTTTGAATTCGTCAACGGACTGCTCGTGCGCCCCAGCGACTTCAGCGTGACGCGCGTCACCTCGGTGGACGATAGCGACAGATTCTGGTGGAACTTCGTGACGAGTCCCGACGCGGCGAAATACAACCCGACAAAGATGTTGCATGATCGACTCGCCGAATGGGTACGACAAACTTCCAATTTGTCCCCAAGCCGCGCGCCATTCATCACCGCATTGATTCACGAAAACAACTTCTATCGCAGTGGACCCGAAGGCTGGAAATCGTTTTACTACGACATGAACGGCGTGAAGAAAGGCGATCCGCTCTCGCCGCCGTATAACCTGTCCGAGTCCGACCCATCCACGCTGCGGACAGAGGCAGACCAAGCCGCCATCTTCGCCGCATATGAAGAGCTGGTTGCCTACGCCGCCGCGCATCTGACGGTGGTCACGTCGGAGGATATTTTGAAGATGGCGAAGTAATGTGCCGCAAAGTTCACTTTGCGCATGAAGTGCAAAATAAATTTTGCGGTACAAAAAGTTCGCTTTGCGCATGAGGCGCAAAATAAATTTTGCGGTACAAAAGGAAAAAATGAAACGATTAACTTTATTCATCACACTATTGGTTGTCGTCTCGTTGGCGTGCAGTGCGAGTCAGAGTCAGCCGTCGGCGGCGACTCAGCCTGCCGAAACAGCGACCAGCCTCCCCGCTGAAAACGAAGCGGGAACTTCATCCAGTACATTTGACTCATCCAAACTTGGCACAGTCGAAAGCGACGTCACGTATTGCACGGTGGATGGAGTCGCGTTGAAGATGGATGTGTATTATCCGTTTGAAGAGCATGGGCGCTTTGCCGTTGCGATGTATGTGCATGGCGGCGGGTGGAGTTCGGGCGATAAGGCAAAAGGCGCAGGCGCGGCGGATATTCCCGCGTTACAGCAGGCTGGCTTTCTGGTCGTGTCGGTGAATTATCGTCTTGCGCCTGAATATGAATTCCCCGCGATGATCGAAGATGTGAAGTGCGCCGTGCGTTCGTTGCGCGCCCATGCCGACGAGTACAACCTCGACCCGAATCGCATCGGCGTGTATGGCGGAAGCGCGGGCGGGCATTTGGTTGCCATGCTCGGCACAACCGATGAAAGCGCGGGCTTCGATGTGGGCGAGTATTTGGAATATTCCAGCCGCGTGCAGGCGGTGGTGGATATGTTCGGTCCTGCCGATTTGACGGTTGATTTTGAAGGCGGCGGCGAAACCGTCCGACGCGCGTTCGGCGATTTTGACCTCGCCCTCGCCAGCCCAGTGACGTATGTGAGCGCCGACGACCCTCCGTTTTTGATTTTGCATGGCGAAGAGGATGCGCTCGTGCCGATCGCGCAATCGGAGGACCTGCTCGCCAAGTTGCAAGCGGCGGGCGTGCAAGCGGAACTTGTGCCGGTTGCCAATGCGGGACATGGCTTCAAGCCTGTGAGCGGAGAGATCAGCCCTTCGCGCGAGGAGATTTCACAGATGATTGTGGCATTTTTTGAGGACGCGTTGAGGGAATAGATGCCGCAGGCACGACGGTGCGAGACGACAGAGCGCGCAGAGAACCTTGAGATTTTTTCTCAACGAACTCTGCGTTCTCTGTGGCGAAGAATGGTTTTTTATTTTCTCGATCGGGCGCTCCCTATTAGGGTAATCGCATTTGGATTTTTTGTCCGCTAATCCTCACGAATTCACGCTAACCTTTCTCGGAAAAATTCGCGCAGATTAGCGGATTCGAAGGCAAAACACCGTGTTTTGAGTCTCGAGATTTTCAAATGCGATTACCCTACGCTCCCTATGGGATCGCCTCATCCGGCAAAATGTTATAATCGCATCATCCTATGCTAAAACGCCTGCATGTTCAACTTGTTATTCTGTTCGTTGCGCTTGTTCTGCTCGTGCTCGCCTCTGTCGGTATTGCCGCGCGAGAAGCGATGATTGTAGCCTCGCAACAAGAGTTTGATGACGCGACGCAAGCGGTGAATTATCTTCGCGTGATTCAAATCGTCTTGTTGTTGTGCGCGTTGACGCTTCTGTCGGTGCTGGCATGGATGACGCGCCATTCGTTGATGAAGCCGCTTGAAGCATTGGGCGCGGCGGCAAAAAGAATCGGGGAGAATCGGCTGGATGAGCCGATACAGGTTGAAGGTCCGGAAGAGATGCGGGAGTTATCTCAAGCAATCGATGAGATGCGCTCGCGCCTTCGCGTTGCGCAAGGGGAACTTGCCCGATGGACTGACACCTTGGAACAGCGCGTGATGCAGCGCACCCAGGAATTGGAAACGCTCAACGAGGTCAGTCGTGAAATTTCATCGCGGCTCGATATTCAACAAGTCCTGGATTCTGTCACAGAAAAAGCGCGTTCAATGCTCGGCGGCGACATTGCCTCGCTTTGCCTCGTGGATACCAACCAGCATTGGTTAAAACTCCAGGCGATCAGCGGTCCGCGGCGCGCGATTATTGGCGATACGATGCCCGCCCACGCAGACTTTGCCAATGCCGTGCTCGAAGGCGACCAGGCAATGATGTGCGGTGTAGGCGGCTGTCGTGGCGGGTGTCAAATGCTCTCGGATGAATTTCGCGCGAGTCATTTAGCCGCTCCGCTTCGTATCGGCGACCGCGTGATCGGCGCGTTGTGCGTGGGAAGTCCCGCGCAGAATCAATTCGCCGCCGAGTCTGCGAACATGCTAACCAAACTGGCGAACGTGGCCGCCATTGCGCTGGAAAATGCGCGCCTGTTCGCGCAAGCCGAACGCGCGGCAACGATGGAAGAGCGCCGCCGCGTTGCCGCGGAGATGCACGATGGCTTGGGGCAAACGCTCAGTTATCTTGGGGTAATGACCGACCAGGTTGTGGAGTTTCTTTCGGATGGGAAGGAAGGCGTGGCTTTGGAACGCCTGCGTAAAACCCGCGAGACGATCGGCAAAGCCACGAGCGATGTCCGCCGCGCCATCAACACACTGATGGATGACTCGCCCGCTCAAAAGGATTTGTGGACTCGCCTGCGCGATTCGGCGAGCGAGAACGCTTCACAACATGACCTGAAACTGGTCTGGCTTGCGGATGGCGACTCTACGCCCGAGCCTTCTCCACAGATCGCCGAGCAGGTATACAACATCACACGCGAGGCGTTGGTCAATGCGGCGCGACATGCGAACGCAAAACAAGTCCGCGTGCAGGTGGGTCGCCACGATGAAAATTATTTTGTGACCATTGAAGACGACGGCAAAGGATTCGACGCCTCCCAGCCTGCCCCAGGCGGGCACTTCGGCTTGCAGATCATGCAGGCGCGCGCCAAACACATCGGCGGACGAATCAAACTCCAGTCCGAGGTAGGACGCGGGACGCGCGTCACCTTGACCTGGTCGTAAATTTGTTCGCGCATAGGTTCTCACGGAGTAACAATAAACAATCCGTGTCCATCCGAGTAATTCGTTTAGAGATGAAACAGAAGATAAAAGATGAAACAGACTCGAGTGTTGCTGGCTGACGATCATGCCCTCTTCCGCGAGGGATTGGCTGGAATCATCAATTCGCAACCGGACTTGAAAGTGGTGGGCGAAGCAAACGACGGACTCGAAGCCCTCGTTAAGGCGCGGGAACTCAAGCCCGATCTTATCCTGATGGATGTGCAAATGCCCGGCATGGACGGCGTGGAAGCCGCGCAGCAAATAAAACTCGCCCTGCCGGAAACGATCATCGTAATGCTCACCGTGCGCGGCGACGATGAGATTCTCTTCGAAGCCCTCAAGCGCGGCGCGCAGGGTTATTTGTTGAAAGAAATCCGTTCGCAGGATTTATTGGAAATGGTGCGCGGAGCGAGGCGGGGCGAGGCGGCTCTTTCTCCGACGCTGGCTGGTCATGTGTTGGCGGAATTCCGACGGATGAGCAAATATGGCGCGGTGTATGAAAGCGACGATGGCTTGACCGAACGCGAACTTCAGGTGTTGATCAAAGTGTCTCAGGGCGCGACCGATAAAGAGATTGCCGAGGCGTTGACGATCAGCCTGAATACGGTCAAGACCCACATCCGAAATATCTTGTCGAAGTTGCATGTGTCCACGCGGCGCGAGGCGGCAAGGGTGGCGAAGACCAAGGGGTTGATGTAGGGTTTGCAGGAGGGGATGACGTTTGGAGAAGTTATTCCATTAGCCAAAGTAGTAACACGAACAGGTCGCGGGGTCGAAATAATAACCGGGTCCTTGTTGGGCGCAAATGGCATCGTTGAGTTGACAGCCCGGTTCAGCCGGGTCTGCTGGTCCAGCCGGCACGCGCGTTTGGCATAAGCCCGGCTCGTTGCCTGTTGGCTTGAAGCCCACCGCCATACGGCAGGTGTTGTCCAGTTCAAAAACGGCTTGGATCGGATAGAAGAATGGGAATTCCGGGTCAGCCGCGCCAGCCTGTTCATGGGTATAGTGGTCGCTGAAATCGAAGAGAGCCGGGTTCAGGCAACTACGCCCCGTCCACATGTTGACCATATATTCGGGCGTATTTTCCATCAGCGACCGCTTCATGGCTAACTCGACAATATTTGCATTCAGCGGCGATACGCGCGCCCAGGCTGAATCCGGGTCGTTGCCAATTCCCTGGTCGAAGACCAGGGCTTCAAATCCGTTTCCATCTGCCGCATTGTTATCGGTCATCACCGGGGTTGCATTACCCACATCGCCGTTGGTGTCGAAGTACACCTGCACGCCTTCTGTAGTCCACTCTGTGGAGGAAGGGTTGTCGGCGATCATTAGCCAATCGCCTTTGCCGTCCAAGGTGATATCCACCTGCATGGCGAAGCGGAACGGCGACTCATTTGCCGCGGAGCGATTCACCACCTGAATGGTGCCGTACACCCAGGTGTCGTCTTGATAGACGAAGGTGTCGGTGATATCCAACTCGGGAAAATAGGTCTCCATCGTCATGCCGTTGAACGGGCGTTCAAATCGCTCGAAAGTGAAGCGGTCTCCGCCGTTCGCCATTTTCTGGCTCGCAGTGGCGGAGGAATCTTGATCTCCCGCGTGACTACTGCGGTCTGGAGGCAGGGAGACGGGAATGTTCTGATGCTGGATCGGGGTTTCCGTCGGCGGGGGAGCGGGCGCCGTATCAACAATCGCAGTCAATTCTGTCGCAGGCGGTTGGGTTGAAGGAGGGGGAGTCGTTTGTGGTTCCCCTAGATTGCACGCAAGCATGGTCGCCAGGAGGAACATCAAAACCAAACCTTTATGCGTTTTTAGTTTGTGCATAAATCGCTTCTCCCAAGTGGCAGAACTTGCGGGGTTCTTACACTGTCGGTAGATCAAGAACGTAGGAGTTACGCAGTTGAACCTGTTGCGCCGTAGTTGCACTGCGGCGGCGGCAGTACAACTGCCCGCCAACCGCGTAAGTCCTGGAACATAGGTTCTTGACGCAGTTATACTGCGCAACGTCGCTTGAACTTTCGTGAGGTATCGACTGTAGATTGCACAACACGAAAATATAAGTATCGTTACTGAGCCTGCCGGAGCGGAAATTTCGTAGAGTGATCAGGAATTAGCGAGTATGAAGGCATCGGAGGTTGCGATATCGTTCTTTTTTTTCATTTCTCCGTTTTGCCGTTCTTGTTTCCCAGAGATTTGGCGGGTTGGTGTAGATACGGAGCGAGGAACTAATCCTTTTATAAAAAAGAGTGATTCTTAATCACTCTTTTTTCATTCCAAAGGCGGGGCGGGGGAGGATGGGATTACTTCGTAAATTCAGGTACTCTTGAGGCAGGCTTTGTCCGATATGCCATCCACAACGACCTCAAAACCGCGCGTCCTGTTACTCTGTTCTCAATATCTCTTCGGCGAAAGCATGGAGGCGATTCTGCGCGCGGAGGCAGAAGTGGAGCTAATTGGTCCGTGGACTCTGGACGACCAGAACATTTTCGAGCGGCTGGTTGAAGCGCGCCCGTCTGTCGTTGTCATTGCCGATGAGCGCCTTCAGAACGAGAAAGCGGCTGAATTGATGGCGACCATCATCGAAAAACATCCGAAAATATCCATGATCCGCGCCGCGTTGAGCGAGAATGTTTTCCGAATTGTTTCCACGAACACCCTGCCCGCCCGCGGCGATAACCTACTTGAGACGATCCACAGTTGTATCGCCCGAACCCAGGCGGCAGACAAGTCTGTGGATCGAGAAAAATAGTCAGGAGTGAGTGAACCCATGAATAGCAGAAGCGATAAATTTGTGAACCCAATATCCCTCGCGGTCATTTCGATCTTTGTAGCGTTACTTTTCGGGTGCGTTCCCCTATCTCAACCTGAGCCCCCGCAACCAGCGTCGGTGCAAGCCATTGCGGAAGGGGATATCGAAAACGGGCAGAAGTTGTTCATGGGCTACGCTCATTTTGAGAACGAGGGACCTCCCTGCATGGGGTGTCATAACTTGGGCGAATATGGGCTCCTCGGCGGCGGGGCTTTGGGACCCGACCTGACCAATGTATCCAGCGAACGAAGCGATATTGAACTTGCTTCGGTACTCTCCAATAATCGCTGGACCAAATCACCCGTGATGGAACCCATCTACACCCAACATCCCCTCACCGAAAACGAGCAGGCGGATCTGATCGCTTTTATGAAATCATCCGCTGGCGAACCGCAGGAAGATAAAGAGTTATTGGTGCTGGGAATCAGCATTCTCGCAACCATCGGCGCGGCAATCGTAATCGGATTTGTATATCGCAATCGCCTGCGGAGAATCCGCGCGGCGATGGTGAAGGAAGCGGAAAAGGAGTTGTTATGAACTGGATCAAAGAAATATCGAACCCGCAAGCGCGGCAGTGGGAGGAGTTTTATCGCAACCGCTGGCAGCATGATCGTGTGGTACGAAGCACGCACGGCGTGAACTGCACGGGCAGTTGCTCGTGGATGATCTATGTGAAAGACGGCATCGTCACATGGGAGATGCAAGCGTTGGATTATCCCATCTTGAAAGCGGATATCCCGCCGTACGAGCCGCGCGGATGTCAGCGTGGGATTTCGTTCTCGTGGTATCAGTACAGCCCGATCCGACTCAAGTATCCGTACATGCGCGGCGTGTTGCTGGACTTGTGGGAAAAAGCTAAAGCGGAGCACAAAGATCCCGTCGAAGCGTGGACAGCCGTCGTTGAGAATGAAGCGGGACGCAAGTCCTTTCATCAGGCGCGCGGCAAAGGTGGATTCCGCCGCGTCAAGTGGGAAGAAGCGTTGGAAGTCATCGCCGCTTCAACGATTTACACGATCAAAAAATATGGACCCGACCGCATCATCGGATTTTCGCCGATCCCCGCGATGTCCATGTTGAGTTATGCGGGCGGGAGCCGCTTCATGCAAATGCTCGGCGGCGTGAGCATGAGTTTTTACGATTGGTACAGCGACCTGCCGCCAGCCAGCCCCGAAGTGTGGGGCGAACAAACGGACGTGGCAGAAAGCGCCGATTGGTATAACTCGAAGTTCATCGCGTCGGTGGGATCGAACATGAGCATGACGCGCACGCCCGATGTGCATTTTGCGGCGGAGGCGCGACATAATGGGACGAAGCTGGTTGTGTTTGCGCCCGACTTCAGCCAGGTGGCGAAGTATGCCGATTGGTGGGTTCCGATCCATGCGGGGCAGGACGGCGCGTTTTGGATGGCGGTCAATCACGTCATCATGAACGAGTTCCACTATAAAAACCCGACTCCCTACTTTTTAAATTATCTGCGACAGTATTCCGATGCGCCGTTCCTTGTTGAACTCAACGAAGTGGACGGCAAGTATGTGCCTGGGCAAATGATCCGCGCCGCGCATGTGGAACGCACCCGCGCTGTGGAAAACGGCGAGTGGAAATTTTTGGTGTGGGATGAGATCAGCGACGCGCCGCGTATGCCGCAAGGAAGTTTGGGATTCCGTTGGCAACAACAAAAGGGACAATGGAATCTGGAACCGAAAGACGGCTTGGATGGAAGCGAGATTCGTCCGCAACTTACGTTCTTCAGCGAAGCGAGCGAGCAACTCTCTGTTTCGTTTGCGGAGTTTGGCGAAGGCAAAACGTTTCAACGCAACATGCCCGTGCGCTACATCGAAACCACCAGCGGCAAAAAGGCGGTCGTCACGATCTACGATCTGTTGATGGCGCAATACGGCGTGGGTCGCGGACTCGAAGGCGATTATCCCGCCGACTACGACGATGAAAATTTATCGTACACGCCCGCATGGCAGGAACGCTACACAGGCATTGATCGCCAAACCGTCATTCAATTTGCGCGCGAGTGGGCGACGACCGCCCTCAAGACCGAAGGCAAATGCACGGTCATCATCGGCGCGGGCGTCAATCATTGGTATCACAACAATTTAATTTATCGCGCGTGCATCGGCGCGTTGATGCTCACGGGTTGCGTGGGTCGCAACGGCGGCGGATTGAATCACTACGTCGGTCAGGAAAAACTCGCGCCCATGGCGCCGTGGGCTTCGATCGCTTTCGCATTGGATTGGCAGAAGCCGCCGCGACAAATGAACTCGCCGTCATTCCATTATGTGAACAGCGATCAATGGAGATACGAACGCCTCTTTACGGACCCTCAACCTGTTTCTCGACCCGAGTCCGAATCTCACCGCGGCATGACTCAAGAGCACACGCTCGATGCGCAAGTCCGCGCGGTGCGCATGGGATGGCTTCCGTCGTATCCGCAGTTCAACGTCAGTTCGCTGGAAATTGTCAGAAAAGCGGAGCAGGCTGGGGCGAAGTCGGATGCGGAAATTCGTCAATGGGTGGTGGAGCAATTGAAGTCGGGCGAACTTAAGTTCGCCGTACAGGATCCTGATGCTCCTGAAAATTGGCCCCGCTTGTGGTTCATCTGGCGCGGCAATGCGTTGAACGCCAGCGCGAAGGGACAGGAATATTTCTTCAAGCATTATCTCGGCACGCACAACCAACTCATTTCGGAGGAAGTGGATAAAAGTGCTTTCAAAGAAGTGACGTACCGCGAGGACGCGCCCGAAGGAAAATTTGATCTCGTCGTAGACATCAACTTCCGCATGGACACATCGGCGTTGTATTCGGATATTGTTCTGCCGACAGCGAGTTGGTATGAAAAAGATGACTTGAACACGACCGACATGCACTCGTTCATTCATCCGTTGTCTGCCGCGGTGCCGCCCTCATGGGAATCGAAAACGGATTGGGACATCTTCAAAATTCTGGCGGGCAAGGTCAGCGAGTTGGCGCAGACTCATTTGCCCGAACCCGTGCGTGACTTGGTT from Candidatus Defluviilinea gracilis carries:
- the recQ gene encoding DNA helicase RecQ, encoding MPSPASILKQTFGYDTFRPLQQDVIENVLSRKDTLAVMPTGGGKSLCYQIPSLMFDGLTVVVSPLISLMKDQVEQLRAFGVPSLFINSTLSPQAYQESMDHVRNGEVKLLYVAPETLLTQRILSLLDSVQVDCITIDEAHCISEWGHDFRPEYRQLVEVRKRFPKAVCLALTATATSRVRQDIRNTLKFSTTNEFVASFNRENLYIEVIPKREPVGQVIELLDRYKDQSGIIYCFSRKQVDELAAYLASKKYSARPYHAGLEDADRKKNQEAFIRDDVQIIVATVAFGMGINKPNVRFVIHFDLPKSVESYYQEIGRAGRDGLPAFCTLLYNYSDVVKINYFIDQKEGDEKRVAIQHLNAIVSFAEDERTCRRKPLLNYFGESYEADNCSNCDNCTSAPTPLADITVYAQKFLSCVKRADEKFGAGHIVDILLGSKNEKVIRWGHDKLSTYGIGEELTKKQWMHIARQLLSMGYLKQEGEYHTLSLTVKALESLKKREPVFGVVQEAERAKKDGKRKVGIEYNHALFAILRQKRKEMADADGVPPYVIFSDRTLTEMAAYYPQSRESLLKISGVGQVKLSQYGEAFLEVIQSFCKNHELKEITLTPSPSPSGRGESLGERTRIVGESFNEGATIQTLMERQGVTKGTILDHLTKYALAGNKLRNGGDLQEATSATPEQQQIAFAVFNEHSTMYLKPVFDALNGALNYDELKILRLLYLIDKQGNTA
- a CDS encoding alpha/beta hydrolase, with the translated sequence MKRLTLFITLLVVVSLACSASQSQPSAATQPAETATSLPAENEAGTSSSTFDSSKLGTVESDVTYCTVDGVALKMDVYYPFEEHGRFAVAMYVHGGGWSSGDKAKGAGAADIPALQQAGFLVVSVNYRLAPEYEFPAMIEDVKCAVRSLRAHADEYNLDPNRIGVYGGSAGGHLVAMLGTTDESAGFDVGEYLEYSSRVQAVVDMFGPADLTVDFEGGGETVRRAFGDFDLALASPVTYVSADDPPFLILHGEEDALVPIAQSEDLLAKLQAAGVQAELVPVANAGHGFKPVSGEISPSREEISQMIVAFFEDALRE
- a CDS encoding GAF domain-containing protein: MLKRLHVQLVILFVALVLLVLASVGIAAREAMIVASQQEFDDATQAVNYLRVIQIVLLLCALTLLSVLAWMTRHSLMKPLEALGAAAKRIGENRLDEPIQVEGPEEMRELSQAIDEMRSRLRVAQGELARWTDTLEQRVMQRTQELETLNEVSREISSRLDIQQVLDSVTEKARSMLGGDIASLCLVDTNQHWLKLQAISGPRRAIIGDTMPAHADFANAVLEGDQAMMCGVGGCRGGCQMLSDEFRASHLAAPLRIGDRVIGALCVGSPAQNQFAAESANMLTKLANVAAIALENARLFAQAERAATMEERRRVAAEMHDGLGQTLSYLGVMTDQVVEFLSDGKEGVALERLRKTRETIGKATSDVRRAINTLMDDSPAQKDLWTRLRDSASENASQHDLKLVWLADGDSTPEPSPQIAEQVYNITREALVNAARHANAKQVRVQVGRHDENYFVTIEDDGKGFDASQPAPGGHFGLQIMQARAKHIGGRIKLQSEVGRGTRVTLTWS
- a CDS encoding response regulator transcription factor, translating into MKQTRVLLADDHALFREGLAGIINSQPDLKVVGEANDGLEALVKARELKPDLILMDVQMPGMDGVEAAQQIKLALPETIIVMLTVRGDDEILFEALKRGAQGYLLKEIRSQDLLEMVRGARRGEAALSPTLAGHVLAEFRRMSKYGAVYESDDGLTERELQVLIKVSQGATDKEIAEALTISLNTVKTHIRNILSKLHVSTRREAARVAKTKGLM
- a CDS encoding c-type cytochrome; protein product: MNSRSDKFVNPISLAVISIFVALLFGCVPLSQPEPPQPASVQAIAEGDIENGQKLFMGYAHFENEGPPCMGCHNLGEYGLLGGGALGPDLTNVSSERSDIELASVLSNNRWTKSPVMEPIYTQHPLTENEQADLIAFMKSSAGEPQEDKELLVLGISILATIGAAIVIGFVYRNRLRRIRAAMVKEAEKELL